One window of the Thermodesulfobacteriota bacterium genome contains the following:
- a CDS encoding 2-hydroxyacyl-CoA dehydratase family protein: MGQNRFQDNPYRKLRSTGAYRRLMMAYYFMVKHPAWFGKKVAWITSGAPVEPLYAMGILPFYPENYGAMCGASRMSPSLCEAAEQQGYSPDLCSYALTDIGSSLTGRGPLGRLPRPDFLICANNICGTVIKWYEIQARALKVPLFLLDTPFIHDDLSPHTLRYVEKQMEDYVAFLENRMNRPFPERRFQRVVSRSFETITLWREILDLSRFHPAPFAAFDAFIHMAPIVTLRGTRWALRYYKKLKRELEERVETKTGAFAREEIRLVWDNIPIWYDIRNLSKILSSNGAVLVADTYTSAWAMEEPNLTYSLEAMARAYATIHLNRSLSYKIEKMAKLVEKYEAHGFIMHSNRSCKPYSLGQYDMRREVTRLTGRPGLILEADHTDSRAYASQEVEEQILIFLDILKGKREAQTTNRITSSTGLLSF, translated from the coding sequence ATGGGCCAAAATAGATTCCAGGACAACCCCTACCGAAAGCTCCGCTCCACGGGCGCTTATCGTCGTCTGATGATGGCTTACTATTTTATGGTGAAGCACCCTGCCTGGTTCGGCAAGAAGGTGGCCTGGATCACGAGCGGCGCCCCTGTCGAGCCCCTCTATGCCATGGGCATCCTGCCCTTTTATCCGGAAAACTATGGGGCCATGTGCGGCGCCTCGAGAATGTCTCCTTCACTCTGCGAGGCGGCCGAGCAGCAAGGATACTCCCCTGACCTCTGTTCCTATGCCCTCACCGATATCGGCTCCTCCCTGACGGGAAGGGGGCCNCTTGGGCGCCTTCCCAGGCCTGACTTTCTCATCTGTGCGAACAACATCTGCGGTACCGTGATCAAGTGGTACGAGATCCAGGCCCGTGCCCTCAAGGTCCCGCTCTTCCTTCTCGATACCCCTTTCATCCATGACGACCTCTCCCCCCACACCCTTCGGTATGTCGAGAAGCAGATGGAGGACTACGTCGCCTTTCTCGAAAATCGGATGAACCGGCCCTTCCCGGAAAGGCGGTTTCAGAGGGTCGTCTCCCGTTCTTTCGAAACGATCACCCTCTGGAGGGAGATCCTCGACCTTTCGCGGTTTCACCCTGCGCCCTTTGCCGCCTTCGATGCCTTCATCCACATGGCCCCGATCGTGACGCTTCGAGGAACCCGCTGGGCCCTTCGATATTACAAAAAGCTGAAGAGGGAACTGGAGGAGAGAGTTGAGACCAAGACAGGCGCCTTTGCCCGGGAGGAGATCCGCTTGGTCTGGGACAACATCCCCATCTGGTACGATATCCGGAATCTATCGAAAATTCTTTCATCCAACGGAGCCGTGCTCGTGGCAGATACCTATACCTCCGCCTGGGCGATGGAAGAGCCCAACCTGACCTATTCTCTCGAGGCCATGGCCCGGGCCTATGCGACCATCCACCTCAATCGAAGCCTCTCGTATAAAATTGAGAAGATGGCAAAACTGGTGGAAAAGTACGAAGCTCACGGGTTCATCATGCACTCCAACCGGAGCTGTAAGCCTTACTCTCTTGGACAATACGATATGAGGCGGGAGGTGACAAGGCTTACCGGAAGGCCGGGCTTGATCCTCGAGGCAGACCACACGGACTCCCGGGCCTACGCTTCCCAGGAGGTGGAGGAGCAGATCCTCATCTTCCTCGATATTCTCAAGGGAAAACGAGAGGCTCAAACAACAAACCGCATCACCTCTTCGACAGGCCTCCTCTCTTTCTGA
- a CDS encoding nitroreductase family protein has product MNLESLERLLKARRSVRRWRAEEVPDELLRKAVELATWAPNGGNYQGWYFVIVKNRAVIRAMADAVQSAVDTVASWPEARSWDEEVRRYRANASFFRDAPAVVGLFVREYRSVMDKVLIEREAHDPVARRIMGFRRTAPTAIQSAASAATLMLLAFHQMGLGAVWLASPLMAKEEIERILQVPSEMGLVCLIAVGYPDESPQKERRPVEEVMRFVV; this is encoded by the coding sequence ATGAACCTCGAATCCCTGGAAAGACTCCTCAAGGCCAGGCGTTCGGTAAGGAGATGGAGAGCCGAAGAAGTACCGGATGAACTTCTGAGAAAGGCCGTGGAACTGGCCACCTGGGCTCCCAACGGGGGCAATTACCAGGGGTGGTATTTCGTGATCGTCAAGAATAGGGCGGTCATCCGGGCCATGGCCGATGCGGTGCAATCGGCTGTCGATACGGTGGCCTCCTGGCCCGAGGCCCGATCGTGGGACGAGGAGGTGAGACGGTACCGTGCAAATGCCTCCTTTTTCAGGGACGCACCTGCGGTGGTGGGCCTCTTCGTCCGGGAGTACCGAAGCGTCATGGATAAGGTTTTGATTGAGAGGGAGGCCCATGACCCGGTGGCCCGGCGGATCATGGGTTTTCGAAGGACGGCGCCGACGGCCATCCAGAGCGCCGCATCCGCGGCCACCCTCATGCTTCTGGCCTTCCACCAGATGGGGTTGGGGGCGGTCTGGCTGGCCTCCCCCCTCATGGCCAAGGAGGAGATCGAACGGATCTTGCAGGTTCCTTCCGAGATGGGTCTCGTCTGCCTGATCGCGGTCGGCTACCCGGACGAATCCCCTCAGAAAGAGAGGAGGCCTGTCGAAGAGGTGATGCGGTTTGTTGTTTGA
- a CDS encoding PaaI family thioesterase, whose translation MNDDQLNPAYKEAVAKVVNRSPYFSLLSMAVKELRWGRSFLEVELAEKHLQPFGNVHGGAIASLVDAATFWATFPQVEKGHGLTTVEIKVNYLAPAQKGRLLAEGLCLKIGKTLALGEAFVRNEEGKLIAHGTSTMMVLPGLTVPGYEDLPPARP comes from the coding sequence ATGAACGATGACCAATTGAATCCCGCCTATAAGGAGGCCGTTGCAAAAGTGGTCAATCGGTCTCCCTATTTTTCCCTCCTCTCGATGGCCGTCAAGGAGTTGAGGTGGGGGAGGTCCTTTCTGGAGGTAGAGCTGGCCGAGAAACATCTCCAACCCTTTGGCAACGTCCACGGAGGGGCCATCGCCTCCCTCGTCGATGCGGCCACCTTCTGGGCGACCTTCCCCCAGGTGGAGAAGGGCCATGGATTGACCACGGTGGAGATCAAGGTCAACTACCTGGCCCCGGCCCAGAAGGGAAGGCTCCTCGCAGAGGGCCTGTGCCTCAAGATAGGGAAGACCCTTGCCTTGGGCGAGGCCTTCGTGAGAAACGAGGAGGGGAAGCTGATCGCTCACGGAACCTCGACGATGATGGTCCTTCCCGGTTTGACCGTACCGGGATACGAGGACCTTCCCCCTGCCCGACCCTAA
- a CDS encoding phosphotransferase, whose amino-acid sequence MDLALLKKALQDPAAYPEPPGEIRFVETHISLVFLTGEFAYKVKKPVNFGFLDFTTLEKRRHYCGQEVVLNRRLAPSLYLGVVPITEKDGRISLEGEGHPVEFAVKMRQVPEDFLLDRWLKRGELHPPMMEAVAEILARFYSEAATDDRIQSFARPERVKQDTDENFEQTERYIGHTITQEVYSEIKEKTDQFFQTREGLFYQRIREGRIRDCHGDLRLEHIFWGPEIAIIDCIEFNERFRYTDVAADLAFLAMDLDYHGREDLSGHLIRSYTMRSGDTGLAALLDFYKCYRAYVRGKVESFRLDDPHLPEGEREGVRNRAEKYFALAHRYSQRF is encoded by the coding sequence ATGGATCTCGCGCTTTTGAAAAAGGCCCTCCAGGATCCTGCTGCCTACCCGGAACCCCCAGGGGAGATCCGGTTCGTCGAAACCCATATCTCCCTCGTCTTTCTCACAGGAGAGTTTGCCTACAAGGTGAAGAAGCCGGTCAACTTCGGTTTTCTCGATTTCACCACCCTTGAAAAGAGGAGGCATTACTGCGGACAAGAGGTGGTCCTGAATCGGCGGCTTGCCCCGAGCCTCTACCTGGGGGTCGTGCCCATCACCGAAAAAGACGGTCGGATCTCTTTGGAGGGAGAGGGCCATCCGGTGGAGTTTGCGGTGAAGATGAGGCAGGTCCCGGAGGATTTTTTGTTGGATCGGTGGCTGAAGCGAGGGGAGCTTCACCCTCCCATGATGGAGGCCGTGGCGGAGATCTTGGCGAGATTCTATTCGGAGGCGGCGACCGACGATCGGATCCAGAGCTTTGCCAGACCGGAGCGTGTCAAACAAGATACGGACGAAAACTTCGAGCAGACGGAGCGATATATCGGCCACACGATCACCCAAGAGGTCTATTCGGAGATCAAGGAGAAGACCGACCAATTTTTTCAGACCCGAGAAGGACTTTTTTACCAGAGGATCCGCGAGGGACGGATCCGAGACTGCCACGGAGACCTTCGGCTCGAGCATATCTTCTGGGGGCCGGAGATCGCCATCATCGACTGCATCGAATTTAACGAGAGGTTCCGCTATACCGATGTGGCCGCTGACCTCGCCTTTCTGGCGATGGACCTGGACTACCATGGGAGGGAGGACCTGAGCGGCCACCTGATCCGTTCCTATACGATGCGATCCGGAGACACGGGATTGGCCGCTCTTCTCGACTTTTATAAATGTTACCGCGCCTATGTCCGGGGCAAGGTCGAAAGCTTTCGTCTCGACGATCCCCATCTCCCAGAGGGGGAGAGAGAAGGGGTGCGAAATCGGGCGGAGAAATATTTTGCGCTGGCCCATCGTTACTCCCAGCGATTTTAA
- a CDS encoding ATP-binding protein — MERPFVEVIDSEVPNNSVLISVGLPGSWKSPVTEEISRRKGFQILRSDMIRLEVLKGEDIFDNRIASDPGRRMRVYEEMFRRAREFLKTSGEGLILDATFVKQDLRVEAAGIAREAGRPFVIVECVCSEEKSIERILKRTKENYESNALTREAYLNNKAIFEPIDLEALKRRLGGLLLLHLTVNTESNEAPDWIITKIDQR; from the coding sequence ATGGAAAGGCCGTTCGTTGAGGTGATCGATTCCGAGGTGCCGAACAATTCGGTGCTCATCTCGGTCGGGCTTCCGGGAAGCTGGAAGAGCCCGGTGACCGAAGAGATCTCGAGGAGGAAGGGATTTCAGATCCTCCGGTCGGATATGATCCGGCTCGAGGTCCTGAAGGGGGAGGACATCTTCGACAACAGGATCGCCTCCGATCCCGGCCGACGGATGAGGGTTTACGAGGAGATGTTTCGAAGGGCAAGGGAATTTTTGAAGACCTCAGGAGAGGGCCTCATCTTGGATGCCACCTTTGTCAAACAGGATCTGAGGGTGGAGGCAGCCGGGATCGCCCGGGAGGCTGGCCGGCCCTTTGTGATCGTGGAATGCGTCTGCTCCGAGGAGAAGTCGATCGAGAGGATCCTCAAAAGGACCAAGGAGAATTACGAGTCCAATGCCCTGACCCGGGAGGCCTACCTCAACAACAAGGCCATCTTCGAGCCCATCGACCTCGAGGCCCTGAAGAGGAGGCTCGGAGGCCTCTTGCTCCTCCATCTCACGGTCAATACCGAATCGAACGAGGCCCCGGACTGGATCATCACCAAGATCGATCAAAGATGA
- a CDS encoding 3'(2'),5'-bisphosphate nucleotidase produces the protein MIEDSSEISVGLQALRMASKLCQNVWKDLAGGRAIQKQDRTPVTVADFGSQAIICRTIRTAFPEDGFVAEEDSTELRRPDHHQTLGQVVHHVRAFFPKASAEEVCSWIDLGTHSVTGRFWTLDPIDGTKGFLRGAQYAIALALIVNGQVQLGLMACPNLPTEIGGGGEERGCFFLGLRGGGAFQIDMGNGRRRPISVSRMTNPEDGTWVESVEPDHADHLTHLRIAQQLGMSRPPIKMDSQAKYGLVARGEATLYLRAPSPSEPDYREKIWDHAAGAIIAEEAGGRVTDFHGNPLDFSLGIRLERNRGVLVSNGVLHERVLEVLRG, from the coding sequence ATTCCTCTGAGATCTCGGTTGGCCTCCAAGCCCTGCGGATGGCCTCGAAGCTATGCCAGAACGTGTGGAAGGATCTTGCCGGAGGGAGGGCGATACAGAAACAGGATCGTACGCCTGTCACCGTCGCCGACTTTGGCTCTCAGGCGATCATCTGTCGGACGATCCGGACAGCCTTTCCCGAAGATGGATTCGTGGCCGAAGAGGATTCGACCGAGCTGAGAAGGCCCGATCACCATCAGACGCTCGGCCAGGTGGTGCACCATGTGAGGGCATTCTTCCCGAAGGCCTCGGCGGAAGAGGTCTGCTCCTGGATCGATCTCGGAACCCATTCGGTTACAGGGCGATTCTGGACGCTCGATCCCATCGACGGAACGAAAGGCTTTTTGAGGGGGGCCCAGTACGCCATTGCCCTGGCCTTAATCGTCAATGGGCAGGTTCAACTGGGCCTGATGGCCTGCCCCAACCTCCCCACGGAGATCGGAGGAGGAGGTGAAGAGAGGGGGTGCTTCTTTCTCGGCCTTCGAGGAGGCGGGGCCTTTCAGATCGATATGGGGAACGGGAGACGGAGGCCCATCTCGGTCTCACGAATGACGAACCCGGAGGATGGCACATGGGTTGAGAGCGTTGAACCAGATCATGCCGACCACCTGACCCATTTGAGGATCGCCCAACAGTTAGGGATGTCCCGACCTCCGATTAAGATGGACAGCCAGGCCAAATACGGGCTGGTGGCAAGGGGGGAGGCTACCCTATACCTCAGGGCCCCCTCGCCATCAGAACCAGACTACAGGGAGAAGATCTGGGACCACGCGGCAGGGGCGATCATCGCCGAGGAGGCGGGAGGGAGGGTGACCGACTTCCACGGCAATCCCCTCGACTTCTCCCTCGGGATCCGTCTCGAGAGGAATCGCGGGGTCCTGGTGAGCAACGGGGTGTTGCACGAGAGAGTGTTAGAGGTCTTGAGGGGTTGA